In the genome of Bremerella sp. JC817, one region contains:
- a CDS encoding sigma-70 family RNA polymerase sigma factor produces the protein MTNDPQHESEFQPLQAGNDGLASLFAEHRERLRRMIDIRLDSRVAGRVDPSDILQETYLEAARQLPAFLEQRNLPPKLWLRLLARQQIIAAHRHHLGVQKRDAKLEVSLSNNSPSYANPESLSQFLAAGMMSPSRDVAKQEFRQRLRSTLENMDPLDREVIALRHFDELSNSEVAVELNISKTAASNRYIRALQRLNKLLSSASWLPDA, from the coding sequence ATGACGAACGATCCCCAACACGAGTCCGAGTTTCAGCCTCTCCAAGCGGGGAATGACGGTCTGGCGTCGTTGTTTGCTGAGCATCGCGAACGGCTTCGCCGCATGATCGACATTCGGCTCGATTCCCGCGTGGCAGGTCGCGTCGATCCTTCCGACATTCTGCAAGAGACTTACCTCGAAGCAGCCCGGCAATTACCGGCGTTCCTCGAGCAACGTAACCTGCCACCGAAATTATGGCTCCGTTTGCTGGCGCGTCAGCAGATCATCGCCGCCCATCGCCATCACCTGGGCGTCCAGAAACGGGATGCCAAGCTCGAAGTATCGCTCAGTAATAATTCCCCTTCCTACGCAAACCCGGAATCGCTCTCGCAGTTTCTTGCCGCTGGCATGATGAGCCCCAGTCGCGATGTCGCGAAGCAGGAATTCCGCCAGCGACTGCGCTCGACGCTTGAGAATATGGATCCGCTCGATCGCGAGGTCATCGCCTTGCGGCACTTCGACGAGTTGTCGAACTCGGAAGTCGCGGTCGAATTGAACATCAGTAAGACGGCGGCCAGCAACCGCTATATCCGTGCACTCCAGCGATTGAATAAATTGCTGTCAAGCGCATCGTGGCTGCCCGACGCTTAG
- a CDS encoding carboxypeptidase regulatory-like domain-containing protein gives MANNLLRLCLLIGMLTTFGCTQSKPYDAIATHPVTGTVHINGVPAQGALVRFWPQTVQPGVKYPISPVGKVDASGTYQLTSYEGPDGAPLGEYVVTITWPDPDWRPPGGGMPPPPPDRLLGKFGDSKKPVLKFTVVDGQNNVDPIVLDNAKILEGSKLPSASN, from the coding sequence ATGGCCAACAACCTGCTCCGGCTGTGCCTGTTAATAGGCATGCTGACAACGTTTGGCTGCACGCAAAGCAAGCCGTACGACGCCATCGCGACGCATCCGGTAACCGGCACGGTGCACATCAACGGTGTGCCTGCTCAAGGGGCACTCGTACGCTTCTGGCCGCAGACAGTACAGCCGGGCGTCAAGTATCCGATCTCACCGGTCGGTAAGGTCGATGCCAGTGGGACCTATCAGTTGACCTCTTACGAAGGTCCTGATGGGGCGCCGCTCGGTGAATATGTCGTGACGATCACCTGGCCAGACCCAGACTGGCGACCGCCAGGCGGTGGCATGCCTCCACCTCCACCAGATCGCCTTCTCGGAAAGTTCGGCGATTCTAAGAAACCTGTTCTGAAGTTCACGGTTGTGGATGGTCAGAATAATGTCGATCCGATCGTTTTGGACAACGCCAAGATCTTAGAAGGCTCGAAGCTTCCATCCGCTTCTAACTGA
- a CDS encoding ABC transporter substrate-binding protein, with product MAFRKFVLVLLLISAFENGGCSPQQKSQSEHPKTNSLAVTDLAGREVIIPQPVERIVLMRSLCLYELATVLGDETGSRLVGWDSSLKTGDRDAYDKFVERFPELAQVTELGDVLKDAVSAEAVLGLKPDLVIMNTYMRQRKSIGVERLEAAGVPILYLEFDDPFRDPQRSIRLLGKVLGRQQRADEAADWVDAQLDEVLGHEFPEDKPSIYMEAGTYGASQYGNTFGRTQQGAVSNWASVLDQLPCRNVADGAVSGMYGLGVIRPEYLLTSDPEIVVVTGAHWTSFPDSLRLGYLAEEKPAQAALQAYSNREGWSELNAVKHRKVYGLHTRFGSHITSFAAAQQLAKWIDPEKFAHLNPLDSLREFHEEFLPIEFSGTWIVQSNDE from the coding sequence ATGGCGTTTCGAAAATTCGTTCTGGTTCTGCTTCTAATCTCCGCGTTCGAAAATGGCGGCTGCTCGCCGCAGCAGAAAAGTCAGTCCGAGCATCCCAAGACGAATTCGCTGGCGGTGACCGATCTGGCGGGACGCGAAGTTATTATCCCGCAGCCTGTCGAACGTATTGTCTTGATGAGAAGTCTTTGCCTTTACGAACTGGCGACGGTCCTCGGGGATGAAACCGGTTCTCGCCTAGTCGGCTGGGATAGTTCGCTGAAGACAGGGGATCGCGATGCTTACGATAAGTTCGTCGAACGTTTCCCAGAATTAGCCCAAGTCACCGAATTGGGAGACGTGTTAAAGGACGCCGTCAGTGCCGAGGCGGTCCTGGGATTGAAGCCCGACCTGGTGATTATGAACACCTATATGAGGCAACGGAAATCGATAGGAGTTGAACGACTGGAAGCGGCAGGCGTGCCGATTCTGTACCTGGAGTTCGACGATCCATTCCGCGATCCACAGCGAAGCATTCGCCTGCTGGGGAAGGTCCTCGGTCGGCAGCAGAGAGCGGACGAGGCGGCCGACTGGGTCGATGCCCAATTGGATGAGGTGCTCGGTCACGAGTTTCCAGAGGACAAGCCGTCGATCTACATGGAAGCAGGTACCTACGGCGCGAGCCAGTACGGCAATACGTTTGGAAGAACGCAACAGGGAGCCGTTTCCAACTGGGCAAGTGTTCTGGATCAACTGCCGTGTCGCAACGTCGCCGACGGTGCGGTCAGCGGGATGTATGGACTAGGAGTGATTCGGCCTGAGTATTTGCTGACCAGCGATCCTGAAATCGTGGTGGTGACCGGCGCACATTGGACTTCGTTCCCCGATAGCTTGCGTTTGGGATATCTGGCAGAAGAGAAGCCTGCCCAAGCCGCCCTGCAAGCGTACAGCAACCGAGAAGGTTGGTCCGAACTGAATGCGGTGAAGCACAGAAAGGTTTACGGGCTCCATACCCGCTTCGGCAGTCATATCACTAGCTTCGCCGCAGCCCAGCAGTTGGCGAAATGGATCGATCCCGAGAAGTTCGCTCACTTAAATCCGCTGGACTCACTGCGGGAGTTTCACGAGGAGTTCCTTCCAATTGAATTCAGTGGAACCTGGATTGTGCAGAGCAACGATGAGTAA
- a CDS encoding MFS transporter, with product MIFRFCLYGFLKNQRYFAPFWILAFLEKDLTYAMIGLLIGFREISVAVLEIPTGAIADSVGRRGAMILSHVAYVVAFVMFGLASSVAILFVAMFAFAIGEAFRTGTHKAIIFAWLKSQGREREKTHIYGITRSWSQMGSALSVVLAAALVFWLEEYTVIFWISAVPAALNILNFLSYPKSLDFSGDKKPQRENAMRMLWKATLQCFTSPKLRRPITESMGFEGIYGASKDYLQPLIQSAALALPLLVTWEATQRTALLIAAIYAVLYLLGSFASRYAGPFSLRFENEQNAAMSLWLAYAATFGILLLGTVTSWTGLAIFSFVVLAIMQNLWRPILISRVADEANDDAMATVLSVESQAKSIGIAIIAPVLGIAVDQMPPDYRFAPIALLGIAIAVGALVSNATRRRTVTTE from the coding sequence TTGATTTTCCGTTTCTGTTTGTACGGCTTCCTGAAAAATCAACGGTACTTTGCGCCGTTCTGGATTCTGGCGTTTCTGGAGAAAGATCTCACCTACGCCATGATCGGGCTGCTGATCGGGTTCCGTGAGATTAGTGTGGCAGTGCTCGAGATTCCCACCGGAGCCATCGCCGACTCGGTCGGGCGACGCGGGGCGATGATTCTGTCGCATGTTGCGTATGTCGTTGCGTTTGTCATGTTTGGCCTGGCGTCGTCCGTTGCGATCTTGTTTGTCGCGATGTTTGCTTTCGCGATAGGCGAGGCATTTCGTACCGGAACCCACAAAGCAATTATCTTTGCCTGGCTGAAAAGCCAAGGACGCGAACGGGAAAAGACCCACATCTATGGGATCACACGCAGTTGGTCTCAGATGGGATCGGCCTTGTCCGTCGTATTGGCGGCTGCTCTGGTCTTTTGGCTGGAAGAGTACACGGTGATCTTCTGGATCAGTGCGGTTCCCGCAGCTTTAAATATCTTGAACTTCCTCAGCTATCCCAAGTCGCTCGACTTCTCAGGTGATAAGAAGCCGCAGCGAGAGAACGCGATGCGCATGCTTTGGAAGGCGACCTTACAATGTTTTACTTCGCCGAAACTTCGCCGACCGATTACCGAATCGATGGGGTTCGAGGGAATTTACGGGGCCAGTAAGGACTACCTTCAACCTCTGATTCAATCCGCAGCTTTGGCGTTGCCGCTGCTGGTGACGTGGGAAGCGACCCAGCGAACGGCCCTATTGATCGCTGCGATCTACGCGGTGCTGTACCTGCTGGGAAGCTTTGCCTCGCGATACGCAGGGCCTTTCTCGTTGCGGTTTGAAAACGAACAAAACGCTGCCATGTCGCTCTGGTTGGCTTACGCGGCAACGTTCGGCATTTTGCTGTTGGGGACTGTCACCAGTTGGACAGGACTGGCCATCTTTAGCTTTGTCGTTTTGGCGATCATGCAAAACCTGTGGCGTCCTATTCTGATCAGTCGTGTCGCGGACGAAGCCAACGACGATGCCATGGCAACCGTGCTGAGCGTCGAGTCGCAGGCAAAGTCGATCGGTATTGCCATCATCGCCCCAGTCCTGGGAATTGCCGTCGACCAGATGCCACCAGACTATCGCTTCGCCCCGATCGCGCTGCTGGGAATCGCAATCGCTGTGGGGGCACTCGTCTCGAATGCGACGCGACGTCGCACGGTCACCACAGAATAA
- a CDS encoding serine/threonine-protein kinase, producing MEDSDEQRNPVELLGEEFVARLRRGENPSISEYVEANPEHAETIRALFGTLAALEDLKSHPDDSFLEPAAIVPETPPETIGDFHVLRTIGRGGMGIVYQARQESLGRTVAIKVLIDHFSSSPQAVRRFRREAQAAARLQHPNIVAVFGVGQWENRHYYAMQFIAGRGLDRILAEMTIQHQRDDQQPALAHRSDSTTDVQDPLGAAIAKALQHGQFDPAFSTPSMAVTPLDASPATIPVDLDEEKAEEPSTRSLRPGKDYWRSVAGIGVQAANALHYAHQQGVLHRDIKPGNLMLDNRGHAWLMDFGLAKLLDEADLTNAGDVVGTLRYMAPEQLEGRATTQTDIYGLGLTLYELLTLRPAFARSDQCSVLLKQKTYSAPPTPRSINPQIPDDLQTIVLKAISPDPRHRYASAHELEEDLQRYLDDIPIKARPTSAWEHGRRWCRRNPAIASLAAVTMLLIVASCFAAFFGYVRESYLRAAAETESRRAEANLALASEAFDTVFRRIGVDPPGQSLADSQSATELGDLPTPRLSNNDAQILESLLSFYDRFAETNRNSTHWQYDTALAYRRVGEIQQRLGRAHRAEAAFERAIELLQRIPAQDDSHPTPPPIEIASIYQQLGTLAMAADRFDKAFNQFEQASQTIIRAPIALRELPEANLKLAEAYNAMARARFISQIIPHSNSPGKSDPAEIQKLQSESVAILEKLVDQYPQSGEYRLALAQSWEDFGQMAGFVGDRETSSTYTQKSIHLLEQLVGDFPAEVDYRRTLAWIYTHTAEFADKDVGRTPMELLQAARQLLAPLPPEYADQPETREIEGRISQHIAELKLDQNRLDGIDQDLKQCHRTLVSLAEEFPFTKRYQYGLARSFYLEAIVAYKHEDLREATRCLEQCVAICEVESKSHMPGMLLNLAAKAQRGLVMLQTRQGNQLLAETAADELEVLQQKLLQHDVPPPPFAMRNDPWQLDPATPEPTSAD from the coding sequence ATGGAAGACTCGGACGAACAGCGAAATCCGGTGGAACTCTTAGGGGAAGAGTTCGTCGCGCGATTGCGCCGGGGCGAGAACCCTTCGATCAGCGAGTATGTGGAAGCGAACCCGGAACATGCCGAAACGATCCGAGCGTTGTTCGGAACCTTGGCTGCCCTGGAAGATCTTAAGTCCCACCCCGATGACTCCTTCCTGGAGCCTGCTGCGATCGTTCCAGAGACTCCCCCCGAAACCATCGGCGATTTCCACGTGCTTCGAACCATCGGACGGGGCGGGATGGGCATCGTGTATCAGGCTCGTCAAGAGTCGCTCGGGCGCACCGTAGCAATCAAGGTGCTGATCGATCACTTCTCAAGCTCCCCCCAGGCCGTTCGCCGCTTCCGCCGTGAAGCCCAGGCTGCCGCGCGGCTCCAGCATCCCAACATCGTGGCCGTGTTTGGCGTGGGTCAGTGGGAAAACCGGCATTACTATGCCATGCAGTTCATCGCTGGCCGCGGCCTTGATCGAATTCTCGCGGAGATGACCATTCAGCATCAGCGAGATGACCAACAACCTGCCCTCGCCCACCGTTCGGACTCCACCACCGACGTGCAAGATCCCCTGGGTGCTGCGATCGCCAAGGCATTACAGCATGGTCAATTCGATCCAGCGTTTTCAACGCCCAGCATGGCGGTAACCCCGCTGGACGCCAGTCCCGCTACGATACCGGTCGATCTCGATGAAGAAAAAGCGGAAGAGCCTTCCACTCGGTCGCTCCGGCCGGGGAAAGATTATTGGCGCAGCGTCGCCGGAATCGGCGTTCAGGCCGCAAACGCACTACACTATGCACACCAACAGGGCGTGCTACATCGCGACATCAAACCCGGGAACTTAATGCTTGATAACCGGGGGCACGCCTGGCTGATGGACTTCGGGCTCGCGAAATTGCTTGATGAAGCCGATCTGACCAACGCCGGTGATGTGGTAGGTACGCTGCGTTATATGGCTCCTGAACAACTCGAAGGCCGCGCGACGACGCAAACCGATATCTATGGTCTTGGCCTGACGCTGTACGAACTGTTGACACTGCGCCCCGCGTTTGCCCGTTCAGACCAATGCAGCGTACTGCTGAAGCAAAAGACATACTCTGCGCCGCCAACGCCCCGTTCTATCAATCCTCAGATCCCCGACGACCTGCAAACGATCGTGCTGAAGGCGATCTCGCCTGACCCACGACATCGTTACGCCAGCGCCCACGAACTGGAAGAAGACCTGCAGCGATATCTGGACGATATACCGATCAAGGCGCGACCGACAAGTGCCTGGGAACATGGCCGACGCTGGTGTCGTCGCAATCCAGCGATTGCCTCGCTGGCCGCGGTAACAATGTTGCTGATCGTTGCCAGCTGTTTCGCGGCGTTCTTTGGGTATGTGCGAGAATCTTATCTCCGAGCGGCAGCCGAAACAGAAAGCCGCCGGGCCGAGGCCAACCTTGCCCTTGCATCGGAAGCCTTCGATACCGTGTTTCGCCGCATCGGGGTTGATCCTCCTGGGCAATCGCTCGCCGATTCGCAGAGCGCGACCGAACTGGGCGATCTGCCGACGCCTCGACTCAGTAACAACGATGCGCAGATCCTCGAAAGTCTGCTTTCGTTCTACGATCGCTTCGCGGAGACCAATCGCAACAGCACGCACTGGCAGTACGACACTGCCCTCGCCTATCGCCGCGTGGGCGAGATTCAGCAGCGGCTCGGGAGGGCACACCGCGCGGAAGCGGCCTTCGAGCGGGCCATCGAACTACTCCAGCGTATCCCTGCTCAGGACGACTCGCATCCGACGCCGCCGCCCATCGAAATCGCCTCGATCTATCAACAACTCGGCACCCTGGCGATGGCGGCCGACCGCTTTGACAAGGCGTTTAACCAGTTTGAGCAGGCTAGTCAAACGATTATCCGTGCCCCCATAGCACTTCGCGAATTGCCGGAAGCGAACCTAAAACTGGCCGAAGCGTATAACGCCATGGCGCGGGCTCGTTTCATTTCTCAGATCATTCCCCATTCTAACTCCCCAGGGAAGTCCGATCCTGCAGAGATCCAGAAACTACAAAGCGAATCGGTCGCGATTCTGGAAAAGCTCGTCGACCAGTATCCCCAGTCCGGCGAGTACCGATTGGCCCTCGCCCAGAGTTGGGAAGACTTCGGGCAGATGGCAGGCTTTGTCGGAGATCGTGAGACGTCGTCAACTTACACGCAGAAGTCGATCCACCTGTTGGAGCAACTAGTTGGCGACTTCCCTGCCGAAGTGGATTATCGCCGAACACTGGCCTGGATCTATACGCATACAGCCGAGTTCGCCGATAAAGACGTGGGACGAACGCCGATGGAATTGCTGCAGGCCGCGCGGCAGCTCTTGGCGCCGCTACCTCCTGAGTATGCCGATCAGCCAGAGACTCGCGAAATCGAGGGGCGGATCTCTCAGCACATTGCCGAATTGAAACTAGATCAAAACCGGTTGGATGGTATCGATCAAGATCTCAAGCAATGCCATCGTACGCTGGTGAGCCTGGCCGAAGAGTTCCCCTTTACCAAACGGTATCAGTACGGCCTTGCGAGATCGTTTTACCTGGAAGCCATCGTCGCCTACAAACATGAAGATCTCCGCGAAGCGACGCGATGCCTCGAACAGTGTGTTGCTATTTGTGAAGTGGAAAGTAAGAGCCACATGCCGGGCATGCTACTGAACCTTGCCGCCAAGGCACAGCGAGGATTGGTGATGCTGCAAACACGCCAGGGGAATCAATTGCTGGCCGAAACGGCCGCAGACGAACTCGAAGTGCTTCAACAGAAGCTACTCCAGCATGACGTGCCCCCTCCACCGTTCGCGATGCGGAACGATCCCTGGCAGCTCGATCCGGCCACGCCGGAACCGACCTCCGCTGACTGA
- a CDS encoding DUF1559 domain-containing protein: MSRRGFTLVELLVVIAIIGVLISLLLPAVQQAREAARRAQCTNNLKQLGLAVHNYHDTHNSLPFPDLGITFESGNKWVNSWGLALLPMLEQGAAWDQFDPTATNGVSDQANQDIVTVQLGAFVCPTTPRSGLIQGIIEQEDDASSFNTSMAAAPGDYFIARSFRDDTMTPREVVGAFFDGSYTRPVRFNASTDGLSNTMFFFERANFPNVVIRGKQKKDPADYSYASVVDTNFQGWWASTQHDRVRSWTFDGKQYYGPCVVNCTNDWGGAFSYHPGGMNASVGDGSVRFVPETVDKGAFRAFVGRDDGLVLNGL, encoded by the coding sequence ATGAGTCGCCGTGGATTTACCCTCGTCGAACTGCTCGTCGTGATTGCCATCATTGGCGTGCTGATCTCGTTGCTGCTGCCTGCCGTTCAACAGGCCCGTGAAGCGGCGCGTCGTGCCCAGTGCACCAATAACTTGAAGCAGTTGGGACTGGCCGTCCATAACTATCACGATACCCATAATTCGCTTCCGTTCCCCGACCTTGGGATCACCTTCGAGTCCGGGAACAAGTGGGTCAATAGCTGGGGCCTGGCACTGCTGCCAATGCTGGAGCAAGGTGCGGCTTGGGATCAGTTCGATCCGACGGCAACCAACGGTGTTTCGGATCAGGCAAATCAAGATATTGTCACCGTTCAGCTTGGCGCCTTCGTTTGTCCAACGACCCCACGCAGCGGACTGATTCAGGGCATCATCGAACAAGAAGACGACGCATCGTCGTTCAACACCAGCATGGCGGCCGCCCCCGGCGACTACTTCATTGCACGTAGTTTCCGTGACGACACAATGACGCCGCGAGAAGTGGTGGGGGCATTCTTCGACGGAAGTTATACCCGTCCGGTCCGGTTCAATGCCTCGACCGACGGTCTGTCGAACACGATGTTCTTCTTTGAACGTGCCAACTTCCCGAACGTCGTAATCCGCGGCAAACAGAAGAAGGATCCGGCGGACTACTCGTATGCCTCGGTGGTCGATACAAACTTTCAAGGATGGTGGGCTTCGACCCAACACGACCGAGTCCGAAGCTGGACGTTCGACGGGAAGCAGTACTACGGACCATGCGTGGTCAATTGCACCAACGACTGGGGTGGAGCTTTCTCGTACCATCCAGGCGGAATGAACGCGTCGGTTGGCGACGGCTCGGTGCGTTTTGTACCGGAAACGGTTGACAAGGGAGCCTTCCGGGCGTTCGTTGGTCGTGACGATGGCCTCGTCCTGAACGGCTTGTAA
- a CDS encoding PepSY-associated TM helix domain-containing protein: MGKRWRAYWFTVHRWLGLTVGLLFALLGLTGSFLVFHHAIDAWIEPDLLRVERSGEPRPLAEVFDVARSVGQQDGRVLKFADAPREEDRVWTVWFQSDAVPGSPFHHVYVDPYTAEVTGQRVRGTYLVTWLYLLHIQLLAGHNGEIVVGLTGIVLLVSIVSGLYLWWPLWKHSWRSAFAIRSGSRLMFDLHKTPGIVSVPFLLVIAFTGVYMVFPGWFTPVGKLFSTKEPKPEVKLKSEPGSNPVPITVDQAVEIGLAALPESQLNRIHFPTKPDGVFMIRARQPGDIRQWMGSSRAWVEQYSGEVLSVRDIREQDAVDTFFAWQFPLHNGEAFGLVGRWCVFVVGFLPAMLYVTGFCLWWRKGRARRKQQRNRVKRSTDSTTAE; the protein is encoded by the coding sequence ATGGGTAAACGCTGGCGTGCCTATTGGTTCACCGTACACCGCTGGCTGGGGCTGACAGTCGGGCTGTTGTTTGCGCTATTGGGACTGACAGGCAGTTTTCTGGTGTTTCATCATGCGATCGACGCCTGGATCGAGCCCGACCTGCTTCGTGTGGAACGATCAGGTGAGCCGCGGCCCTTGGCCGAAGTCTTCGATGTCGCGCGATCCGTGGGCCAACAGGACGGAAGAGTCCTGAAATTCGCTGACGCCCCCCGTGAAGAGGATCGCGTGTGGACGGTTTGGTTTCAATCCGACGCCGTCCCGGGATCGCCATTTCATCACGTCTACGTCGATCCCTATACCGCCGAAGTAACCGGTCAACGCGTGCGAGGAACGTACCTCGTCACCTGGCTCTATTTACTTCACATCCAACTTCTCGCCGGGCATAACGGCGAGATTGTCGTCGGGCTGACGGGCATCGTGCTGTTGGTCTCGATTGTCTCGGGACTGTACTTATGGTGGCCGCTGTGGAAGCATAGCTGGCGATCGGCATTTGCAATCCGCTCTGGCTCGCGGCTGATGTTCGATCTGCATAAGACTCCGGGGATTGTGAGTGTGCCATTTCTTTTGGTGATTGCGTTCACGGGCGTCTATATGGTTTTCCCTGGTTGGTTTACGCCAGTTGGCAAGTTGTTTTCAACCAAAGAACCGAAACCCGAAGTGAAACTCAAGTCAGAACCAGGTAGCAACCCCGTGCCGATCACGGTTGATCAAGCGGTCGAGATCGGATTGGCGGCACTGCCTGAGAGCCAATTGAACAGGATTCACTTTCCGACGAAGCCTGACGGCGTGTTTATGATTCGCGCCCGACAACCGGGCGATATCCGACAATGGATGGGAAGTAGCCGCGCGTGGGTCGAGCAGTACTCCGGAGAGGTGCTTTCGGTCCGCGATATTCGCGAGCAAGATGCCGTCGATACGTTCTTCGCCTGGCAATTCCCGCTGCACAATGGAGAAGCGTTTGGCTTGGTGGGGCGTTGGTGCGTCTTCGTCGTCGGCTTTCTGCCTGCTATGCTTTATGTAACGGGATTTTGTTTGTGGTGGCGAAAAGGAAGAGCTCGTCGCAAGCAACAACGAAACCGCGTGAAGCGGTCCACGGACTCTACAACTGCCGAATAA
- a CDS encoding iron ABC transporter permease, which produces MSNATNRSPSRNAIAYRSLSRQRLGILAIAIGLLLAAVGLDLVTGPANLSWGDLLTAVFSPTNSDPAHRTIVWSFRLPSALMAIVVGASLGIAGAQMQTILNNPLASPFTLGVSASASFGAALVLVFGSAITWLPVAWLVPISAFAFALSSAMLIYSLGQMRGGATESIIVGGVALHFLFSAGVAFLQFIAADDALHAIVFWIFGTLEGATWQNTAIVASVLVIAMVWLLRDAWQLTSLRLGDHHARSLGIDVGRIRLRTLIVASIVTATAVCFTGAIGFVGLVAPHLARTVVGEDQRYFIPLSTLIGAIVVSLAAVVSKVLVPGTVFPIGIVTAALGAPFLAAIALRSRRTYW; this is translated from the coding sequence ATGAGTAACGCCACGAATCGCTCACCATCACGCAATGCCATCGCGTATCGATCTCTTTCGCGGCAGCGACTGGGAATCTTAGCAATCGCGATCGGCTTGCTGTTGGCGGCGGTCGGGCTCGATCTGGTAACGGGCCCTGCGAATCTAAGTTGGGGCGATCTCCTAACCGCCGTGTTCAGTCCGACGAACTCGGATCCAGCCCATCGCACAATTGTTTGGTCGTTCCGCCTACCTTCTGCCTTGATGGCGATCGTTGTCGGGGCTTCGCTCGGAATCGCAGGGGCCCAGATGCAGACGATTCTCAACAATCCGCTGGCCAGCCCATTTACATTAGGGGTTTCCGCTTCCGCCAGTTTCGGTGCGGCACTTGTGCTCGTGTTTGGCAGTGCGATTACCTGGTTGCCAGTCGCCTGGTTGGTTCCGATCAGTGCGTTCGCGTTTGCGCTGTCGAGCGCTATGCTGATTTACTCGTTAGGTCAGATGCGCGGTGGAGCAACCGAGTCTATCATCGTTGGCGGAGTTGCCTTGCACTTCCTGTTCAGTGCCGGCGTGGCCTTCCTGCAGTTCATCGCGGCGGACGATGCTCTGCATGCCATCGTCTTTTGGATCTTTGGAACCTTGGAAGGGGCAACCTGGCAGAACACGGCCATTGTTGCGTCCGTATTGGTCATCGCGATGGTGTGGCTTTTGCGCGATGCCTGGCAACTCACATCGCTGCGACTGGGTGACCATCATGCTCGAAGCCTCGGGATCGATGTTGGTCGCATCCGTTTACGGACGTTGATTGTCGCGTCCATCGTGACCGCGACCGCTGTCTGTTTCACTGGAGCGATCGGGTTTGTCGGACTGGTCGCTCCGCATCTGGCGCGAACCGTGGTGGGGGAAGATCAACGATACTTCATACCGTTGTCGACACTAATCGGAGCAATCGTGGTCAGCCTGGCGGCCGTGGTCAGCAAGGTGCTGGTGCCAGGAACCGTCTTTCCAATTGGGATTGTTACGGCGGCGCTTGGTGCCCCTTTTCTGGCGGCAATTGCCTTGCGTTCGAGGAGGACTTACTGGTGA
- a CDS encoding ABC transporter ATP-binding protein has translation MILTAKRLSFHYGAMRVLHEVDLTIEPGITAIVGPNAAGKSTLMKCLGGILKGDGKICLDGEDIAQWPTMQTAQRIGYLPQDFAPQALLSVFETILLGRLNTLGWQVSDDDIARVEAMLSEMQLEELGQRRLDQLSGGQAQLVAIAQALVREPEVLLLDEPTSNLDLRRQFEVLSFVRDWTKRKEAASVVAIHDLNLAARFADRIVVMSDGRIHSHGVPATVLTRETIAAVYSVEAHIVVEDGETYIHVTGTLPAP, from the coding sequence GTGATCCTCACCGCAAAGCGATTGTCTTTTCACTATGGTGCGATGCGTGTGCTTCACGAGGTCGATCTCACGATTGAACCTGGCATCACAGCGATTGTCGGACCGAACGCGGCTGGCAAGTCCACGCTGATGAAGTGCCTGGGCGGCATACTCAAGGGTGACGGCAAGATATGTCTCGACGGAGAAGACATCGCACAGTGGCCGACGATGCAAACCGCTCAGCGGATCGGCTACCTGCCGCAAGACTTCGCACCGCAAGCCCTTCTGAGTGTTTTCGAAACCATCTTGTTGGGACGACTGAACACCCTTGGCTGGCAAGTGTCGGACGACGACATCGCTCGCGTCGAGGCGATGCTTAGCGAGATGCAGCTCGAAGAACTCGGCCAGCGGCGGCTCGATCAATTGAGCGGCGGTCAGGCCCAACTCGTCGCGATTGCTCAAGCATTGGTCCGAGAACCTGAAGTGCTGCTACTCGACGAGCCGACTTCCAACCTAGATCTTCGGCGACAATTCGAAGTCTTGTCGTTCGTGCGAGATTGGACGAAGCGAAAGGAGGCCGCTTCGGTGGTGGCGATTCACGACTTGAATCTGGCGGCCCGATTTGCGGACCGCATCGTAGTGATGTCAGACGGAAGGATTCATAGTCATGGAGTTCCGGCGACAGTCTTGACTCGTGAAACAATCGCCGCGGTCTATTCGGTCGAGGCCCATATCGTCGTGGAAGATGGCGAAACGTATATTCATGTCACCGGCACGCTTCCCGCGCCGTAA